The proteins below are encoded in one region of Marinobacter sp. F4206:
- a CDS encoding pseudoazurin translates to MKPIFKHGLAAVALTLISGTAMAAEHVVEMKNAGADGAMVFEPGFLKAEPGDTVKFVLTDPAHNSVSVEVPEGAEGWQGAINKEITVTLNEEGVYVYKCTPHAPLNMAGVIQVGEPVNYDSAKTAVDEVTAAAATNKDRLVGYLEQVEK, encoded by the coding sequence ATGAAACCAATCTTCAAACACGGTTTAGCCGCAGTTGCACTGACACTGATTTCCGGCACCGCGATGGCAGCCGAACATGTTGTCGAAATGAAAAACGCCGGCGCTGACGGTGCCATGGTTTTTGAGCCCGGGTTCTTGAAGGCTGAACCGGGTGATACCGTCAAATTTGTCCTCACCGATCCCGCCCATAACTCGGTCTCTGTCGAAGTGCCAGAGGGTGCGGAAGGTTGGCAGGGAGCCATCAATAAGGAGATTACGGTAACACTCAATGAGGAAGGCGTGTATGTCTACAAATGCACTCCTCACGCCCCATTGAATATGGCCGGCGTCATTCAAGTGGGTGAACCGGTGAATTATGATTCTGCGAAAACCGCCGTCGATGAAGTGACCGCCGCAGCCGCGACGAACAAAGATCGGCTGGTCGGATATCTCGAACAGGTCGAGAAATAG
- a CDS encoding nucleoside deaminase gives MINETDMKHLARCVELASMAVDSGNPPFGSVLVDETGAVRYEGHNETAGGDETRHPEFEIARWAAANMTPDERAASTVYTSGEHCPMCAAAHGWVGLGRIVYASSSEQLSSWLDELNVAPPPVATLPINQVVPGVPTEGPFSELADALRELHRRYALAER, from the coding sequence GTGATCAACGAAACCGATATGAAACACCTGGCCCGCTGCGTGGAACTGGCCTCGATGGCGGTTGATAGCGGGAACCCGCCTTTCGGCTCTGTGCTGGTGGATGAAACCGGTGCCGTCAGGTACGAGGGCCACAATGAAACCGCTGGCGGTGATGAAACCCGCCACCCCGAGTTCGAAATAGCGCGCTGGGCCGCCGCCAATATGACGCCGGATGAGCGAGCCGCCTCAACCGTGTATACCTCAGGCGAACACTGCCCGATGTGCGCGGCAGCCCATGGCTGGGTAGGGCTGGGGCGAATCGTCTATGCGAGTTCGTCAGAACAGCTTTCAAGCTGGCTGGACGAACTCAACGTGGCGCCACCGCCCGTCGCGACCCTGCCCATCAATCAGGTGGTTCCGGGCGTTCCCACTGAGGGCCCCTTCTCCGAGCTTGCAGACGCCTTGCGAGAGCTGCATCGCCGTTATGCGTTGGCCGAGCGGTAA
- a CDS encoding DNA-3-methyladenine glycosylase, which translates to MHHQTITDDTLRMGVDALAERDPDLHKVRARLETLDDEQGRSHLLDVPGLGPWTVDIYYMMALRRPDVWPQGDLALASAIQDIKQLDARPTRGGQLGFAEQWAPWRAVAARLLWMHYLDARGQ; encoded by the coding sequence ATGCACCACCAGACGATTACCGACGACACCTTGAGGATGGGCGTTGATGCTCTGGCTGAAAGGGATCCCGATCTTCACAAGGTCCGAGCCCGGCTTGAAACGCTTGACGATGAACAGGGCCGCAGTCACCTTTTAGACGTACCCGGATTGGGTCCCTGGACAGTCGACATTTACTACATGATGGCGCTGCGACGGCCGGATGTCTGGCCTCAGGGCGATCTGGCACTGGCATCCGCGATACAGGACATCAAGCAGCTGGATGCCCGGCCAACGAGAGGGGGACAACTGGGGTTTGCCGAGCAATGGGCGCCGTGGCGAGCGGTCGCCGCCCGCCTGCTTTGGATGCATTATCTGGACGCCAGAGGTCAATGA